A stretch of Lachancea thermotolerans CBS 6340 chromosome D complete sequence DNA encodes these proteins:
- the ITT1 gene encoding RBR-type E3 ubiquitin transferase (similar to uniprot|Q04638 Saccharomyces cerevisiae YML068W ITT1 Protein that modulates the efficiency of translation termination interacts with translation release factors eRF1 (Sup45p) and eRF3 (Sup35p) in vitro contains a zinc finger domain characteristic of the TRIAD class of proteins), with product MGEETTRADEDVEILKCMYPELEVAQESEHLIEARLAFTILSLTEVNVTWGSNDSLAPENREVRMPNFPGNEIRIVCQRKHYPDFKRGLHYSIKSEWMTEADIKRLDSEISQEFACQCESESDSFDTSFPLLMMLFDFLINNSSPVLFPLDEYKCETWKQFQVIKKLKDEISQLEFDSLKLDCCICLETKRGADMVKLPCNEHVLCKACVESYYSTMISEGRINNVRCPECPYSEVTPSDYNNFKELKAALMTPVIPFKFFEGLLSAGTCERYEKFFYEQAFAALYQFSPFSCIVCPRCESWAPKEDVDDEMALCPKCEFSFCVFCLHSWHGSRNLCGNSYTVKNEIVEEYSSEDTAPERKREMEMKYGRRTLQMAAADAVAEKLLDIAIAEESSNLKRCPSCRTVIQRTDGCNNMRCTVCFNFFCYLCGEALDKLDPYHHFSEPLSKCYARLFEGMPGIVAPL from the coding sequence ATGGGCGAAGAAACGACGCGAGCTGATGAGGACGTTGAAATTCTAAAATGCATGTACCCCGAGCTTGAGGTTGCTCAGGAATCTGAACATTTGATTGAAGCCAGGTTAGCTTTCACGATCTTGAGCCTTACGGAGGTGAATGTGACATGGGGATCTAATGATTCCCTTGCTCCTGAAAACCGTGAAGTCCGCATGCCGAATTTCCCGGGAAATGAGATACGGATTGTGTGCCAGAGGAAGCACTACCCCGATTTCAAACGTGGACTGCATTACAGCATCAAATCCGAATGGATGACGGAAGCAGACATCAAACGGCTCGATAGCGAGATAAGCCAGGAATTTGCGTGCCAGTGTGAAAGCGAATCCGACAGCTTTGATACTAGTTTTCCCTTGCTTATGATGCTGTTCGACTTCCTCATCAACAATTCTTCGCCAGTGCTGTTTCCTCTTGACGAGTATAAGTGCGAGACATGGAAACAATTCCAAGTCATTAAAAAACTTAAGGATGAGATTTCACAGCTCGAGTTTGATTCATTGAAGCTGGACTGTTGCATATGTCTCGAGACAAAAAGAGGCGCCGACATGGTGAAGCTGCCGTGTAATGAGCACGTTCTCTGTAAAGCGTGTGTGGAATCATACTACTCCACCATGATATCGGAGGGTCGAATCAACAACGTAAGATGTCCGGAATGTCCGTATTCGGAAGTTACTCCTTCAGATTataacaatttcaaagagctcaaagcTGCGCTGATGACTCCTGTTATTCcattcaagttttttgaggGTCTCCTCAGTGCTGGAACCTGTGAAAGATACGAAAAGTTCTTTTACGAGCAAGCTTTTGCAGCCCTGTACCAATTTAGTCCCTTCTCTTGCATAGTGTGTCCCAGATGTGAGAGTTGGGCACCCAAAGAAGATGTCGACGACGAAATGGCGTTATGCCCAAAGTGCGAATTTTCGTTCTGCGTTTTCTGCCTTCATTCCTGGCATGGGAGCAGAAATCTTTGCGGCAACTCTTACACGGTTAAAAACGAAATAGTGGAGGAGTACAGTAGCGAAGACACAGCGCCAGAAAGAAAGCGGGAAATGGAGATGAAGTATGGCCGGAGAACATTGCAAATGGCCGCCGCTGATGCGGTTgcagagaagcttttaGATATAGCCATCGcagaagaaagctcaaatcTGAAGCGTTGCCCAAGTTGCCGTACTGTCATCCAGAGGACTGATGGCTGTAATAATATGAGATGCACAGTCTGTTTTAACTTCTTTTGCTACTTATGTGGCGAAGCCCTGGATAAGTTAGACCCCTATCATCACTTTAGCGAGCCCTTATCTAAATGTTATGCGCGCCTCTTTGAAGGCATGCCCGGCATTGTGGCTCCACTGTAG
- the DAK1 gene encoding dihydroxyacetone kinase (highly similar to uniprot|P54838 Saccharomyces cerevisiae YML070W DAK1 Dihydroxyacetone kinase required for detoxification of dihydroxyacetone (DHA) involved in stress adaptation) yields the protein MASGVKSFEVSEPLNASLKGFALANPQLTLVENENVFFRKTDSNKIALIAGGGCGHEPTHAGFIGEGMLGGAVCGDIFASPSTKQILNGIKLLSKQSSGVLLVVKNYTGDVLHFGLAAERARALGIPCKVAIVGDDVAVGREKGGLVGRRALAGTVLVHKITGAFADKFSEKYGLDGTARVAEIVTQNLVTIGSSMDHCKVPGRKFETELNEKKMELGMGIHNEPGVKVLEPVPSTDELIEKDMLPKLLDPNDKDRHFLDFNKDDNVVLLINNLGGVSNFIISAIAAKTAELLEKNYNIKPVQTITGTLMTSFNMDGFSITLLNASSATKQLNKEFSEVKCVLELLRAPTDAPGWPNVSHDGSRAPEVDESQLKDEIKVKPAGKFDFKHFSEMMKSGADQLIQSEPHITKLDSQVGDGDCGYTLVAGAKGITDNLKKLDQNYLSQALAQISDYIESSMGGTSGGLYSIMISGLSHGLIQECKEKDQQVTPELLGKSMGIALDTLYKYTKARPGASTLIDALEPFVKEFSSSSDFSKAIKAAEEGAKSTGSLEAKFGRASYVSDSSEIPDPGAIGFVEFLKGVQKAL from the coding sequence ATGGCAAGCGGTGTTAAGTCGTTCGAGGTTTCAGAACCACTCAACGCTAGTTTGAAAGGATTCGCATTGGCAAACCCTCAATTGACTCTGGTAGAAAACGAGAATGtgtttttcagaaaaacaGACAGCAACAAGATCGCTTTGATTGCTGGTGGCGGTTGTGGCCACGAGCCCACACACGCTGGATTCATTGGTGAAGGTATGTTGGGCGGTGCCGTATGCGGTGACATATTTGCATCCCCTTCGACTAAGCAGATTCTCAATGGTATTAAGCTTCTAAGCAAGCAGTCCTCGGGCGTCTTGCTAGTTGTTAAGAACTACACAGGTGATGTTCTGCACTTTGGTTTGGCTGCCGAGCGTGCCAGAGCGCTAGGAATACCTTGTAAGGTTGCCATTGTCGGAGACGACGTAGCTGTCGGAAGGGAGAAGGGTGGCCTTGTTGGCCGTAGAGCGCTTGCGGGTACCGTATTGGTTCACAAAATCACGGGTGCTTTTGCCGACAAGTTCTCTGAGAAATACGGACTTGATGGTACCGCTAGGGTTGCCGAAATAGTGACCCAGAACTTAGTGACCATTGGATCTTCGATGGACCACTGCAAGGTTCCTGGCCGTAAGTTCGAAACTGAGCTCAACGAAAAGAAAATGGAGCTAGGAATGGGTATCCACAATGAGCCCGGTGTCAAGGTCCTGGAGCCTGTGCCAAGCACTGATGAATTGATCGAAAAGGACATGCTTCCAAAGCTGCTAGACCCTAATGACAAAGATAGGCACTTCTTGGACTTCAACAAGGACGACAATGTGGTGCTTCTAATCAACAACTTGGGAGGGGTctccaacttcatcatctcaGCGATTGCTGCTAAAACCGCCGAGCTCTTGGAGAAAAACTACAACATCAAACCAGTTCAGACCATCACAGGCACTTTGATGACATCCTTCAACATGGACGGATTCAGCATCACGTTGCTCAACGCCTCCAGTGCTACTAAGCAGCTTAACAAAGAGTTTTCTGAAGTGAAGTGCGTGTTGGAGCTCTTGAGAGCGCCCACAGACGCTCCTGGTTGGCCAAACGTGTCCCACGATGGTTCCAGGGCTCCTGAAGTCGATGAAAGCCAGCTCAAAGATGAAATCAAGGTCAAGCCTGCTGGCAAGTTTGACTTCAAACATTTCTCCGAGATGATGAAGTCAGGCGCGGACCAGCTTATCCAGAGCGAACCTCACATCACCAAGCTCGACTCGCAAGTCGGTGATGGTGACTGCGGTTACACGCTAGTTGCAGGCGCCAAGGGTATTACGGACAACCTGAAAAAACTGGACCAAAATTACCTGTCACAAGCTTTGGCGCAAATTTCTGACTACATTGAGAGCTCCATGGGTGGCACCTCTGGTGGATTATACTCTATCATGATTTCGGGCTTATCTCATGGGTTAATTCAAGAATGCAAGGAGAAAGACCAGCAAGTTACTCCCGAACTTTTGGGAAAATCCATGGGCATCGCTCTGGACACTCTCTATAAGTACACAAAGGCAAGACCTGGCGCTTCCACGCTGATCGACGCGCTGGAGCCATTCGTTAAGGAGTTCTCCTCGTCAAGCGACTTCTCTAAGGCTATCAAGGCCGCAGAAGAGGGCGCGAAATCTACTGGATCTCTGGAAGCTAAGTTTGGAAGAGCCTCTTATGTCAGTGACTCGAGTGAAATTCCAGACCCTGGCGCTATTGGCTTCGtagagttcttgaagggTGTTCAGAAGGCATTGTGA
- the GMC2 gene encoding Gmc2p (weakly similar to uniprot|Q06201 Saccharomyces cerevisiae YLR445W Hypothetical ORF), which yields MSNSRSGASSGSRGDGRSEICPQDKHDLKYLAANWQNNSQHTGTIRTEMMKQDVLNRMDKITGLMNADCKKASGAPEHEPVERLNWDELYEVSANVMDLYTKDVDECLSELEKFYRKQYLWQEAAFTIDSHRGAARIGAAEAWVIAKEAHLENKRQELSSSAQIIKNTLEGLSQR from the exons ATGTCGAATTCACGCAGTGGCGCTAGTTCGGGCTCACGCGGTGATGGTCGCTCAGAAATTTGCCCTCAAGATAAACACGACTTGAAATATTTAGCCGCCAACTGGCAGAACAATAGCCAACATACAGGGACAATTCGGACCGAGATGATGAAGCAGGACGTTTTGAACCGCATGGATAAGATCACGGGTTTGATGAATGCGGACTGCAAGAAAGCCAGCGGCGCGCCAGAGCACGAGCCCGTCGAGCGGCTGAACTGGGACGAATTATACGAAGTATCAGCTAACGTCATGGACCTCTACACAAAGGATGTAGATGAGTGCCTCTCGGAGCTAGAAAAATTCTACAGG AAGCAATATCTATGgcaagaagcagcttttACGATCGACTCGCACCGAGGAGCTGCCAGAATTGGCGCTGCCGAGGCATGGGTCATTGCAAAAGAGGCGCATCTGGAGAATAAGCGTCAAGAAttatcttcttctgcaCAAATAATCAAGAACACCCTTGAAGGTTTGTCACAAAGGTGA
- a CDS encoding BAR and SH3 domains-containing protein (conserved hypothetical protein) — protein sequence MLYSKLASRGRVDQSARGPVEFRDFYQADEYVSRAPLLPAARESAEPHLRDRELERLTVKFREVQSHISTLSQCCVNYSKGVHAFVKHCVKINRQFEILLNSAQSWTTLCSTTSASKRGDYPTTSPLEPFLEKANDSDGLTFAFSEMNQSIRDPSRHQRRQEVALRLIEADLRIVKQCLVEPLLSIAEICKRVGRTLQRREVLAVAVKERMERLAWLENRTRGASPLDRRQQRKKARVARDLELEKLKLESLSTTIKVELKVLFKLFDAFVTTWAPNFFLTIFSIAYTMHRYLGRAGVDESITHQQALALLSPSEPGQFKQHSLKKRVAQTPSDISCGLPSIADIVASFHLDFDSVVSLLGNFRVTSFESLYQLTLSSATESAKSYFQDNAVRGTVPTLYATAIFGFSSTEPTHSDDLSFCRNDIIKVIKRNENGWWYGEVIRTKQRGYFPASCVQLEKLL from the coding sequence ATGCTTTATTCGAAACTGGCTTCAAGAGGCAGGGTAGATCAGAGTGCTCGAGGGCCCGTTGAATTTAGAGATTTCTATCAGGCTGATGAATATGTCTCTCGTGCGCCGCTGCTTCCCGCTGCAAGAGAAAGTGCCGAACCCCATCTTCGAGACCGCGAGTTGGAAAGGTTGACAGTGAAGTTCAGGGAGGTTCAAAGTCATATATCTACGTTGTCACAATGCTGCGTAAATTACTCCAAAGGTGTTCACGCTTTTGTAAAACACTGTGTGAAAATAAATCGCCAGTTCGAAATCCTCTTGAACAGTGCTCAGAGCTGGACAACACTCTGTTCTACCACATCGGCAAGCAAGAGGGGCGACTATCCCACAACCTCGCCTTTGGAGCCGTTTCTAGAAAAAGCGAATGACAGCGACGGCCTGACATTCGCTTTCTCTGAAATGAACCAAAGCATACGCGACCCGAGCAGGCACCAAAGACGGCAAGAGGTTGCCCTGCGCTTGATAGAGGCTGATTTGCGAATAGTGAAGCAGTGCTTGGTGGAGCCGCTGCTCAGTATTGCGGAGATCTGCAAACGCGTTGGACGCACTTTGCAGCGACGAGAAGTCCTCGCAGTGGCCGTCAAAGAGCGTATGGAGAGGCTAGCCTGGCTAGAAAACCGGACTCGAGGTGCCTCTCCTTTAGATAGACGCCAGCAACGAAAAAAGGCACGGGTGGCTCGAGATCtggaacttgaaaagctcaagcttgagTCTCTCAGTACAACCATCAAAGTTGAGCTGAAAgtgctcttcaagctcttcgatgCCTTTGTCACGACCTGGGCACCCAACTTTTTCCTGACCATCTTCTCGATCGCGTACACGATGCACCGTTATCTCGGTCGCGCCGGCGTAGACGAGAGCATAACTCATCAGCAAGCGCTAGCGCTTCTCTCACCATCAGAGCCAGGACAGTTCAAACAGCATTCGCTAAAAAAGAGAGTTGCGCAAACACCTAGCGATATTTCCTGCGGTTTGCCCTCAATAGCTGACATCGTGGCCAGTTTCCAccttgattttgacagTGTAGTGAGCCTATTGGGCAACTTCCGCGTCACGAGCTTTGAATCGCTATATCAGCTAACTCTTTCTAGCGCCACTGAGAGTGCGAAGTCCTACTTTCAGGACAATGCTGTCCGAGGAACTGTTCCAACGCTCTATGCCACTGCAATATTTGGATTCTCCTCAACGGAGCCGACTCACTCCGACGATTTAAGTTTTTGCCGCAACGACATCATTAAGGTTATCAAGAGAAATGAAAATGGGTGGTGGTATGGCGAAGTAATCCGTACAAAGCAGAGAGGCTACTTTCCAGCCAGCTGTGTACagctcgagaagctgctttGA
- a CDS encoding KLTH0D16456p (conserved hypothetical protein), whose product MAANGGRRRTKPCTNCKKNKVKCLYQDSLPCERCARHQLQCHFAENNSLRNETLSVHEINTGLPQAPALNDASTLGWSNSVDARLDTFENALESVLSILQSNQIQQQQQINLLQHRIRQNSHACPSQALPLNLELESLGELVGSSEVRDFRTALIISKDQAAELVTIFSEKFVPRLFGYDIGSLDAENLWNNSPLLLASICAVACAHHPHLSTAFNGLRKSLEYFASQVLVKEVKSHQVEHVILGLIIGALWLESGQMFVSVAIQLARNHMIDQQWAAPSSFESSSLQRLWYLLYIVDGNQSLIFRKSPSIHENVEPSLQGARDSVIRGLRAPEIRRVLQENQDTKDRLVNRRQLQLLNEVDRRKISISGSALHDVRLLSQVEYHMAMESVFSRHTCFGRSAGDYSESLEASSALLDPSKFGVPWKSNLTLDKWMISWTITLQSIDFQSDPWCLKSTLLYYNFARMHLNTKPLLAGKKSAINGNNDELIRVWHSSSNSDEDAPSLYDKLDASHEISLSAAHSLLRLATDDKDLKGIYQFLPIHVHVMLYYASLVLLNPAFIEMHGGSLHRKAVESRLKSVSKFKKLLSETPLSDTEFRNKLLKSLTQILKTYAERYAQIFLHYRSGSAPCIEEVLEDEGPSQGETKPRPILAWPGTNPGHP is encoded by the coding sequence ATGGCGGCCAATGGAGGCAGAAGACGTACCAAGCCGTGCACGAACTGCAAGAAAAATAAAGTAAAGTGCCTATATCAAGACTCGTTACCTTGCGAACGATGTGCTCGTCACCAATTGCAATGCCACTTCGCTGAAAACAATTCTCTTAGGAACGAAACTCTTTCGGTGCATGAAATTAATACAGGGTTGCCGCAAGCGCCAGCTTTAAACGATGCCTCCACTCTTGGCTGGTCTAACTCAGTGGACGCTCGGTTGGACACGTTTGAAAATGCTCTAGAATCTGTGTTATCGATTCTGCAGAGCAATCAGAttcagcagcaacaacagaTAAACCTCCTGCAACATCGTATTCGACAAAATTCGCATGCATGCCCTAGCCAAGCCCTGCCACTTAACttagagcttgaaagtttaGGCGAATTGGTAGGCAGCTCGGAAGTTCGCGATTTTCGGACTGCTCTCATTATCTCGAAAGATCAGGCCGCGGAACTTGTGACTATTTTCTCAGAGAAATTTGTCCCAAGGCTCTTTGGCTATGACATTGGAAGTCTCGACGCTGAGAACCTTTGGAACAACTCACCGCTTTTGCTTGCATCTATATGTGCAGTAGCGTGTGCTCATCATCCCCATTTATCAACGGCATTCAACGGGCTAAGAAAAAGTCTAGAGTACTTCGCATCTCAAGTTCTGGTGAAAGAAGTAAAGAGCCACCAAGTTGAACACGTTATCCTTGGTTTAATAATAGGCGCCTTGTGGCTGGAGTCAGGCCAGATGTTTGTTTCAGTTGCGATCCAATTGGCAAGAAATCATATGATAGACCAACAGTGGGCGGCGCCTTCCTCTTTCGAATCGAGCTCTTTACAACGCCTTTGGTACCTCCTCTATATTGTCGATGGAAACCAAAGCCTAATATTTCGGAAAAGCCCTTCGATTCATGAAAATGTTGAGCCATCATTGCAAGGCGCGAGAGATAGTGTAATAAGGGGGCTTAGGGCACCAGAGATCCGCAGAGTATTGCAGGAAAACCAGGATACAAAAGATAGATTGGTGAACCGAAGGCAGCTCCAACTTCTGAACGAGGTTGACCGCCGGaaaatttcaatttcgGGATCGGCGCTGCATGACGTTAGGCTTTTGAGCCAGGTTGAATACCACATGGCCATGGAGTCTGTGTTCAGCAGGCACACTTGCTTTGGCAGATCTGCCGGCGACTATAGTGAGTCTCTCGAAGCATCTTCAGCGCTTCTGGACCCATCTAAGTTTGGGGTTCCCTGGAAAAGCAATCTTACACTAGATAAATGGATGATTTCATGGACCATAACGCTTCAAAGTATTGATTTTCAAAGCGATCCTTGGTGCTTGAAGTCTACTCTCCTCTACTATAACTTTGCCAGAATGCATCTGAATACGAAACCGCTACTTGCAGGCAAAAAATCGGCTATCAATGGCAACAATGACGAACTGATCCGTGTGTGGCACAGTTCATCTAACAGCGACGAAGATGCACCAAGTTTGTATGATAAACTTGATGCATCACATGAAATTTCGCTTTCCGCGGCGCACTCGCTGCTGAGACTAGCAACTGATGACAAGGACCTGAAGGGTATATATCAATTCCTCCCAATTCACGTCCACGTTATGCTGTACTACGCATCACTAGTATTATTAAACCCAGCATTTATTGAGATGCATGGGGGGTCCTTGCACAGAAAAGCTGTAGAGTCGCGACTAAAATCTGTCAGtaaattcaagaagctcttaTCCGAGACCCCACTATCTGACACTGAATTCAGGAACAAGCTTTTAAAGAGTCTGACGCAGATTTTAAAGACATACGCTGAAAGGTACGCACAAATATTTTTGCATTATAGAAGCGGCTCCGCACCGTGCATAGAGGAGGTATTAGAAGACGAGGGTCCCAGTCAGGGGGAGACGAAACCTAGGCCCATTTTAGCATGGCCAGGAACAAACCCTGGTCACCCATAA
- a CDS encoding CoA-binding protein (conserved hypothetical protein) codes for MVKQNLNAFFGPQRLYFVCGKVYKDSSYANRLVHWFVQHKLPVVPITPNGGEVDLQADSATKDVTSTKVLPISKSISEGLQGFPHKNLIDGISVCFVTPPKITLSILKQLETEKAPIRSVWFQPGSWDMKCVKSAEDELRIEGSKIINDCILVNGDSSFTPSSLPGKV; via the coding sequence ATGGTAAAGCAAAATCTGAATGCGTTTTTTGGGCCCCAGAGATTATATTTTGTATGCGGTAAAGTATACAAAGACTCAAGCTATGCGAACCGTCTCGTGCATTGGTTTGTGCAGCACAAGCTACCGGTAGTACCTATAACCCCAAATGGAGGGGAAGTGGACTTGCAGGCTGACAGCGCTACCAAGGATGTCACAAGCACCAAGGTTTTGCCCATTTCTAAGTCGATCAGCGAAGGTCTACAAGGGTTCCCCCACAAGAACCTGATCGACGGCATAAGCGTTTGTTTTGTAACGCCCCCGAAGATAACGTTAtcgattttgaaacagctGGAAACCGAAAAAGCGCCCATCCGCAGTGTGTGGTTCCAACCGGGATCATGGGATATGAAGTGCGTTAAGAGCGCAGAGGATGAGCTGAGGATTGAGGGGTCCAAGATTATCAACGATTGCATTTTGGTAAATGGCGATTCGAGTTTCACACCCAGTAGTCTACCAGGAAAGGTTTGA
- the POB3 gene encoding FACT complex subunit POB3 (highly similar to uniprot|Q04636 Saccharomyces cerevisiae YML069W POB3 facilitates RNA Polymerase II transcription elongation) translates to MSTDFERIYLNQSKSNGRFRIADSGLGWKISSSGGSAAGQQKAPLLLPATELASVQWSRGCRGYELKINTKNQGVVQLDGFSQEDFNLIKNDFKRRFNVQVEQREHSMRGWNWGKADMARNEMVFAYNGKPTFEIPYAHISNTNLTAKTEVAIEFDLTKEDYNPAGDEMVEMRFHVPGTIQEEQDENAPKAEGQEDVDMEKEQKSAAESFYEELKEKADIGEVSGDAIVSFQDVFFTTPRGRYDIDIYKNSIRLRGKTYEYKLQLRQIQRIFSLPKADDIHHLMVLSIEPPLRQGQTSYPFLVIQFQRSEETEVQLNVEDEEFEKLYKDKLMKQYDAQTHVVLSHVLKGLTGRRVIVPGQYKSKYEQCAVSCSFKANEGYLYPLDNAFLFLTKPTLYMPFGDVSMVNISRAGKTTTSARTFDLEVVMRSNSGSTTFANISKEEQQLLENFLKSKNLRVKNEEKDAQQRLENALGSDSNDEDINMGSAAEDDESVDEDFQASSEDDVAEEFDSDAPPSDSDGDEGDSQGPSKKAKVE, encoded by the coding sequence ATGAGTACAGACTTCGAGCGTATCTACTTGAACCAGTCGAAGTCGAACGGCCGTTTCCGTATCGCAGACTCAGGTTTGGGTTGGAAAATCTCTAGCAGCGGAGGTTCCGCCGCTGGCCAGCAGAAAGCCCCGCTCCTGCTACCGGCCACCGAGCTGGCATCTGTTCAATGGAGCAGAGGCTGTAGAGGATATGAGCTCAAAATCAATACTAAAAACCAAGGTGTTGTCCAGCTAGACGGCTTTTCGCAGGAAGATTTCAATCTAATCAAGAATGACTTCAAGAGAAGGTTTAATGTTCAGGTTGAACAGCGCGAGCACTCTATGCGCGGTTGGAACTGGGGAAAAGCAGACATGGCTCGGAATGAAATGGTTTTTGCTTACAACGGCAAGCCAACTTTCGAAATCCCTTACGCACACATAAGCAACACAAATTTGACCGCCAAGACCGAAGTCGCAATTGAATTTGACCTaacaaaagaagactaCAACCCTGCTGGTGATGAAATGGTTGAAATGAGGTTCCACGTACCAGGTACCATACAAGAGGAGCAAGACGAGAACGCCCCCAAAGCcgaaggccaagaagatgTCGACatggaaaaagagcaaaagaGTGCAGCAGAGTCCTTTTACgaggagctcaaagagaaggctGACATCGGGGAGGTTTCTGGCGACGCTATTGTATCGTTCCAGGACGTGTTTTTCACAACTCCAAGGGGTCGTTACGACATAGACATCTACAAGAACTCTATCAGGTTAAGAGGTAAGACCTACGAGTATAAACTGCAGCTGCGCCAGATCCAAAGAATTTTTTCCCTGCCCAAGGCCGACGACATACACCATCTTATGGTACTCTCTATCGAGCCCCCTCTGCGCCAAGGCCAAACATCATATCCATTTTTGGTAATTCAATTCCAGAGAAGCGAGGAAACAGAAGTACAACTAAACgttgaggacgaagagtttgagaagctgtACAAAGACAAACTCATGAAACAATATGACGCCCAGACCCACGTCGTTTTGAGTCACGTACTTAAGGGATTGACGGGGCGCCGCGTCATTGTGCCGGGGCAGTACAAGTCGAAGTATGAGCAATGTGCagtttcttgctctttcaaagcgaACGAAGGGTATCTGTATCCACTCGATAACgcctttttgtttttaacaaaGCCCACATTGTACATGCCGTTTGGCGATGTTAGCATGGTTAATATATCCAGAGCCGGAAAAACAACCACATCTGCAAGGACCTTCGATCTCGAGGTAGTGATGCGCTCAAACAGCGGCAGCACTACCTTCGCTAACATATCGAaggaagagcagcagctgctggAGAACTTCCtcaaatccaaaaacttgaggGTCAAGAATGAGGAGAAAGACGCACAGCAAaggcttgaaaatgctcttGGTTCCGACAGCAACGACGAGGACATCAACATGGGTTCTGCAGCCGAAGATGACGAGTCCGTGGATGAAGACTTTCAAGCAAGCTCAGAGGATGACGTTGCTGAAGAGTTTGACTCTGATGCACCTCCCAGCGACAGCGATGGAGATGAAGGGGACAGTCAAGGACCTTCAAAGAAGGCTAAAGTCGAATAA
- the ERV41 gene encoding Erv41p (similar to uniprot|Q04651 Saccharomyces cerevisiae YML067C ERV41 Protein in COPII-coated vesicles): protein MAGLRTFDAFPKTEEQHVRKSSKGGYTSILTYVFLIFIAWSEFGSFFGGYVDEQYGVSKDLREAVQINMDMFVHMPCQWLDVIVQDHTGDRKLVREELKMESIPFFLPFGTAVNERNEIASLGLDEVLAEAIPGQFRDQIDFGSEDESKEFNGCHVFGTITVNMVKGDLIIIPRSQSVRDFGRMPPDAINLSHVINEFSFGDFYPYIDNPLDRSARITAEHTTSFHYHTSVVPTIFQKLGAEVNTNQYSLSETKHETPPSGLRVPAIIFSYSFEALTITIRDERISFWQFIVRLVAILSFIVYIMTWAFTLLDMILVLLLGPKWSLRYQRDGRQKTGILE, encoded by the exons ATGGCTGGGCTAAGGACTTTTGACGCATTCC CTAAAACGGAAGAGCAGCACGTCAGAAAATCTTCCAAAGGTGGTTACACGTCAATCTTGACCTACGTTTTTCTAATTTTTATCGCCTGGAGCGAATTTGGTAGCTTTTTCGGCGGTTATGTGGACGAGCAATACGGTGTTTCTAAAGACCTGCGAGAGGCGGTCCAGATTAACATGGACATGTTCGTCCACATGCCATGCCAGTGGCTAGATGTTATAGTCCAAGACCATACGGGTGATCGCAAGTTGGTCAGGGAAGAGTTAAAGATGGAGAGCATACCATTTTTCCTGCCGTTCGGGACTGCTGTCAATGAGAGAAACGAGATCGCTTCGCTAGGCCTGGATGAGGTTCTCGCGGAGGCTATTCCAGGTCAATTCAGAGACCAAATCGACTTCGGTTCTGAGGACGAGAGTAAGGAATTCAACGGATGTCACGTATTTGGCACAATCACTGTTAACATGGTGAAGGGCGATTTGATTATCATACCTCGGAGCCAGAGCGTGCGGGACTTTGGAAGAATGCCCCCTGATGCTATTAACCTATCCCACGTTATCAACGAGTTTTCTTTTGGCGACTTTTACCCCTACATCGACAACCCCCTGGATAGGTCTGCTCGGATCACCGCCGAACATACCACGAGCTTCCACTATCACACGTCAGTGGTTCCAACTATTTTCCAGAAGCTGGGAGCGGAAGTTAATACAAACCAGTATTCGCTAAGTGAGACCAAGCACGAAACCCCCCCATCTGGCCTGCGGGTTCCCGCCATAATCTTTTCCTACAGCTTTGAAGCCTTGACTATCACGATACGCGATGAGCGCATATCTTTTTGGCAATTCATTGTCCGACTAGTCGCCATTCTATCATTCATCGTATACATCATGACATGGGCCTTCACGCTCTTAGACATGATTTTAGTGCTTCTTTTAGGTCCCAAGTGGTCGCTCCGCTACCAAAGAGATGGCCGTCAAAAAACAGGCATTTTAGAGTAA